aatcacctagcctgcacatctttggactatgggaggaaactggagcacccggaggaaacccacgcagacacggggagaatgtgcaaactccacacagacagttacccgaagctggaatcgaccccgggtccctggcgtcgtgaagccgcagtgctaaccactgagccaccgtgctgcccctaatcTCCACCCATTACGCTTCTACTTCCCTACTTCCTGAGGCTGTGATGGTCCTTGCATAATCCTCTACTGTGAGGGCCATTCCTCCTCCTATTCCATTCTTTTTGTCTTTCCGCAATGTTATGTATGCTGAAATACTCATTACCAATTTTGGTACTGTTCCCCAAAGGGTAGAGAGCTGAAATCATACTCAAAGACAAAAGAGATGGAGTAAAATGGAGGCTGAAACAAAGACGGGAGTAATAAAATCTGTTTGGCAATAAAGAGATAATAACAATATTTGAGGTTTGTATGGAAAGAAAATAATCACAAAATAAGACACAAATagtggaaaataaacaaaaaacaatGATAAACATTAAATGAAGTCAAGACATGGACAAGAAGAGAGGAGTTTCTTTTGATTGTGAGGTGATTACCCAACAATATTTTCAGAATTTCAATGCTGAAATTCTAACAGCTCATACCATACTGTCACAAGTATAAATCTGTAATGAAAAGATTAATTTATTATGTTGTGATAGGCAGAGTGTGAATAGTTTTGTACGATTGTATGCATAATATTTTGGTAAATCCAGATTTCTCAAAATCCGTACTTTTTTTGAAGCATATTACTCTATATCTATTCTGTAAAAGTTTAGAGAAATGATAAACATCGCCTAGATCAGAGAATTAAATGCAAAATTcacaaattaaacattttataGCTTTTTTCCTCTTTTATCCAATCCGCATTTcataagcaaaaacagaaaactgCCAGAaaaaaactcagccagtctggcagcatctgtggagagaaagcagagttaatgttttgggtccagtgaccttccttcaTAATATTTGTTCTTCAGTGTTCATGTTCGGTGAAATGCACTAAAATTCAGAGAAGAGTTGTCACTGAGCCGAAACGTTCACTCTGCTTttccacaccctccctcccccctacagatattgtcagacctactgagatttccagcaatttctatttttgtttctgacttctagcatcaacagttttgttttgtttcctgtaTTTCATAAGATCTGATTGTTGATTtaattgatatatattgtgacgTAACCTTCAGCTAATCAATAGAGGCCAAGTCCTTCCAGTTGAGTTTATGAGCTTGAGCAGAACATTTTGTCTAAGCAGTTGTACATCACatcacaccttaaaactatgaaccaGAAAACTCTCAAAGCCAAATTAAATGGCACAATGCATGCAACAATTAAAGTTATTTTCTGAAGATCTATCATGTGTGAAGATAATATTGAACAGTTTaggaattgtttcagagatattaggaactgcagacgctggagaatctgagataacaaggtgtagagctggatgaacacagcaggccaagcagcatcagaggagcaggaaagctgacgttttgcgcccagacccttctttagaaaaataacatttccgaagaaaggtctaggcctgaagcttcagctttcctgatgcttggcctgctgtgttcatccagctctacaccttgttatctcagtttgagAACTCGTTTGGCTTTGACATTACAAATGTTTCCAGAAAAgtaatttctttaaaattaaaaaaaaacagtgaaatCTCCAAATGCTGTAGAAGTTGTTGCACCATCCATACCACAGGATGTAGTTATTGGGTAATTTACTTACTGTCATTCTCTCCTTGGGTTGCTTAGCAACAGAGAATTTCTGGTCTATAACATAGGCACCTTCAACACTTCCAGAAGCTGGGTAAGAAGAATATTAATATTAGTATATAACATTGTACTTTTTTGTGACAATCAGATAGAAATCAAGATGCAAATGAAAGCAGAAGACTTAAAATTAGTGTTGTCATAAGGGATGGGAAGCAACTAATGAAATATAAATTACCTAAACTGACAAATAAAGTTCAGCGAGGAAAGAATCtttgtgggattttttttttaaataaattatttcttaAAAATATACAAATGAAAAACATAAACTACAAGTCAAGCAAGTTACACCTGAATACCTCCAAACACAAGAGAAATTAATATGAATGGATATCATGATGCAGGCTGCAACACTTTCCCACCAGCACACAGCAATTTACGCAAACTTTCACAATAAGAATTATGCCACCACTTCAAGGTTAAGACCATGGTACTTGCAAGCTTGTGCGTGACAAGCATGTGTGATCATGACTGCtgtagaaaagaaaaaaaatgaaagcacTGAATACAGATAAACTTGCAACAGCTCAGTGGCTGAAAAAAAGAGGAGCACAGGACACAAGCCAGTCTAGCAATGAAGTCCATGTTTGCCAGCCACATTGCAGggttcacacagtcacctgtcTGCTTCCGCTTAGTACAAGGTACGTGAGTTGGTCTATGATATCTTACAGCtggttttaaaatgattttcCTGGAAGGAGAGCGGGtctgaatttctgattttttagTAAGTTCAGACTTCTTATAGGCTGTTAGaggaaaaacaaaagcaaatattATGAGGACAGGAACAATGTGGTAGGTCAGGTGGAATGATCAATATCCACTTTTAATTTAAGAAATTAATCAGGAAGAATTTAAGAAATTAGATATTACGACTTCTTGTTACTGTTTATTGTTATCTAAAATTTCTACAGTCAAATTTTTCAGCAAATGTATCATTATTACATGGGCACAATACAACCACCTCACGTCACAAAAATGCAACAAGAAAACATAAAATGCTTGATTCGTATGAACCTTTTCTCCTTTTCTTGTCTTCTTTGGAGACCGTACTGATAtcttttttaattatttttctctcaggCGTGGAAACTCTGTTTTTCCCAGTTTTTAACACCTTGCCTTTCCTATGTTTGTCTGAAGACAGGCTGATGAATTCCTTCTCTGCCTTTTCCTGTTTAGTAACAGCAGCTGGTTGTGTTAGAATGATACTTTCTTCATCTGCAGAATTAAAGTGCAAGAAATCACTAATAGCAACAGGGCTCAAACACAGGAAAAAGAAAATTCaagctcctttttaaaaaaaataagtaaCATTAAATAATATAATATAATGTAGTGTAACActtatttattttacttttaagAGATTTTATAATTTAGTCATAGGTGATAGCTATTAAGGCTTTATAGGCACCTTGAGTATCCATCCAGAGGCTGTCTGTATCCATTACAGATTCATCAATGCTCTCGTCCTCTCTCAGGTCTGTAGGGATTTCAATTTTTTCTGGGATCAGTGCAATTTGGACAGCTTTTGCAGGTGACTCATAAATCTGTCCTTCTGTTGACCGGGTTTGTTCACTAGGGGTAAAAACATCCTCAACATCACCATCATCGGGCATGGCAAACCTCACATTATGACCTACATCCTTTCCTCCTTCTAGAGTGGTCTGAACAACTGTAATAATGTCATCTTCTACTGTAATGACAGATTCCACAATTCCCCTATCCTCTTCAGTTTCTTCTACGGGGATGTTTTCGGATGCTTCATAGTCACCGGGGTCTTCGTGTAGAACAATTTCTGGCACAGGAACGTCAAATAACAAATTGGACTTAACTTCCTCTTTCATGGCTTTCTGGGCTTCAGCTGGTTCTTGCACTGGAACTGCTTCATGGACTTGTTGACCACTGGATTCTGCTTTAGAAACTTCACTTGGTGCAGGTCTAGTTTTGCTTTCTATGGTTTCCTCAGTTGGGGCTATTACACACTCAGTAACAATGTTGGATAAACCAGGCAACACAACATCTTTCACTCCCTTCTCAGTTTGGATAATTCCTTGCACAGGAGGGGATTTTTCAATTACTTTGCCATCATAATGCATAATTTCTATATCACCACTTGGTTCAATATTGTTACTGGGAAGACCGGGCTTGGTTTCGATCTCCCTAATATTATTAGGTTGAATTGTTTCTGGAGCAGGGCCAACCTTCTCAGTTACCTGATCAATTTGCTCCATTTCAAAACCTACTTTAGGTACTGTATCCTCACTAGACAAAGTAGGCTCAGTGGAAACTATCGCAGTTTCTGAAAGTGGAGTGATTTCTTGTATAGGAGCAGTTTTCTCAGATATATTTTGACCAGCAGCCTCCAGTTTTACACCAGCTTCCAAAATGTCAGTCTTAGTGAGTGGACTAGATTTGGATTCCACAGTCTCTTGAAGTTGAGGAGGTTCTTGAGTAGATGCAGTTTTCTCAGGCCCTTTCTGAGAAACAGATTCTGCCACAATCTCCTCAGAGGGCAATTTGGGCCTGGATTCATCTTCTGGGATCTTCTTAGGATGAACTGAGTCTTGAATAGGAGTAGTTTGCTGGAAAATTGTGTGATCTATGCTGTCTACTTCTATATCCACATCGAGCACATTATCCTGCCTGGGCAAAGTAGGCCTTGGCTTATCTTCCAAGGCTTTCTTGGGTCGAGCTTGTTCTTGAACCGAGACACTTTTCTCAGACCGTTGGTGATCGGTAGTTTTAAGTTTAAAACTCCCTTGTGGCACAGTAAAGTCACTGGGCAAAATATGCCTTGGTTCATCTTCCATGGTTAATTGAAGATGTTCCTGAGGAGAAGCTTTCTCAGACGGTTTGTTTTCAATAAATCTGGTTTTCAAAGAGGTCTCCAATACTGCAACATTGCTAGGTAGATCAGACAAATCGCTAGATTTACTGGCATTTTCGGTTTTATCTGGAAGCTCAATGGGAGAAATGTCTTTTGGAACTTGCTGAGCGTCAATGGTAATGGATATATTTTGAGTGCAAGATTCTCTCTGGGCAGGGTCATCAGGTAAATGATCTAGTTCAGATACTAACTTGGTAACTTGGTTTGAGACACTTAACGAAATCGTTTCATCCATCTTGAGTTCGGACTGTGCTTCCAAAATGGTAGCAATTTTTAATTCCCTGTCTTCTGATAAGGTACTGATTCTAAAATGGGAATCTTCTTTCTGCTTATTTGCATCTATTTGCCTTCTAATACTTTCCTCATCTATAGTCTGAGAAGCTGCACGGATTTGATGAAGGAAAATGCTGCCGTCCTCCAGTGGACTTTTAACTTCCTCAGGAGTTGGTAAGGGAGCAGAATATTCAAAAACACAGTAGCCCATTTCCTCTGCTTGATTAACATTTTTAATAATTGATTTGATGCTTTCAGTTAaagcctctgagccagaagctacATTTTCGGTGGTAGATTCACAGGGCATGGATGCTCTTCGAACTATTTCGATTTCTGTACCTTCTGAGCTCAGTCTCGTCCTAGTAACTCCTAAATCCAACATTTCAGGCAGGTCAGGAACCACAACAGTGTCATTTTTGTAATCATCTTTCAAAGTACAGGGGTATGCATATTGAGAGTCTAATTGCAGGCTTTCTGTGGCTGATTTCTCTTTTGCAACAGAGACAGTTTTATCCTTTTCCACTTCGACAGGAAAATAAATTTGCTTCTCCTCAGCGGGTGTTGTTACTGGAAAGAATTCTGCTGACTCCTCTAAACTCATCCCTCTGGTACAGGCTAGAATATCAGAAGCCAAAGGAGACAGAGATTCTGGGGGACCTTGGCTCTCTGTTTCCACCTCCAGTGCTACTGAATCCAAAGATGCTTCAGGTAAATTCAACACCAGCTTTTGTAGCTCTTTATCAATATTTGCATCAGCACTAGAATAGGTTTGTTGAGATATTGCTGCGGGGCGCTCCTCTTTGGCCAAATGGCTCAGTTGAATAGGTAAATGAGTTTCATTTTCCACAGCGGATTTAACTTCAACGGGCAACACTTTAGCCTGTACATCAACAGGTGGCGCATTAGCGTGTACATCAACAGGCACGGATGTCTGCGCAAGTGTGCTATAATGAATTCCTTCAGCTGATACATCATTTTCAACTTTGTGGGCATCCACTTCCGATTTCTCATGTGGGCCCTTCGAGAATTGTGGCACCGTATGAAGAAGTCTTGAACTGTTTTCATCTGAAATGGTCATTTCATAATAACCATCTTCAGGTGGTTTGGTACTATTTTCCCCATCATCTTTCAGAACAAATGTTTCAAAATATCTTGACATTTCTGGTTGATCCTCCTCCATCTTGACTTTTGAGCCCACATTAAAGGAGTCATATTTTTTATTTTGCACCGTTAGACTAGTGAAGCTTTGGGCGTTTTTATCAGGATAAACATTTGAATCCGATAATAGGTTCACGTTTTGTGGTTCCGCTTCTTTCTCTTGTTGAATGCTTTTTTCTTCCGTTTTCATAGGTGTATCACCAACTTTTTTGATATTTGAATCCATACTACAAGGCTCTTGTTTTATCCTCTCAAGCATAGAGTCTTGACTTAAAAGGGAATCGCTTGTAATGGGATGCATGCCACATTGTACATTTAGGTTAGATTCCTCCACATACAACTGGGCAGTCACAGCATCAGGCAACTGATGAACCTCTGCTACCTCAAGGTTGGTTTCAATTTCTTTAAATAGAAGATTACTTGGTTGTTGTTCAGACACATGTTTAGAGTATTCAGTTTGTAATAACTTTGTCATACCGTACATTGTCTCTACTGCTGGTTTTCCATTCACATGTTCTAAATGATGTTCTGCAGTATCTGTAGAGGTGTATTCAACACATTCTGATCTGTCCTCTGGCATTGAAAATACATCTGCTATATTTTCAACCAGCTTTATTGTATCTGGCGTATCTTTTCTTTTATCACTAGAACCTTCGAAAGCTATAGGTTTGTCTTCAATTGCACTGTGTGCAATTACAGGTAACTTGTCTATATGCAATTCCTCAAGTACTTGTTGCTTTTCCTggagcacgttttgcactttgCTTTCAGGGGCTGAAGTGCTGGTTGCAGCCAAGTCTATTTTTGCCTCTAGAGGAGGTAACACATAATTATCGTCTGCCACTGTTACTCCAGTAATCGATTGCTCTTTTTGTGAAGCACCTTCACTGTCCTTCAGTGAATCTTTTGCAGAAGGTATTTCAATATTTGGGGAAATAGCCTTTTGTTTACAGATATCTGTATCTGAAATCCCTGTACTGAGCTGTTTTGATGCATCTGGAGTTTCAGAACTATCAAGAGATTTTTTACTTTGAACTGAAACAGATTTGCCAGGCAGTGCTTCTGCCACAGTGTTTTGTGGTTTCATGATTTCGTCTGTTTTCTTGGCAGAACCTGACTGCATATGGATGGCTTTATTCTCTGCTGCCACAATGGAGATGCATTCATCTTCACAAAGACTGGACTGCAGTGAATTTGCATGGTGGCTAGTTGCGGTTTCAACACTAGAAGCCGCTAATTCTTCTCGACGTGGCTCAGTCTTGAATGAAACAGGAACAGGCTCTGTCTGCAAAACAGCTGAAATTAAAGCCTGCTTCTCGGAATCAGCTTCCTCTGTTGTTTGGATGATGTCATCATTATATTTTTCCAGCGTCGAAAAAGGTGGCAGGTCAGGTTTCTGCTGTTCAGGAATATTCTTTTCTTTGAACTCTGCCACTGACACTTCTTGCAACGACAATCTTTCTCCACAAGTAACAGAGGATTCTCCACTTGTTGACAGCTTGTCCATCTTCGTGGCTGTAAGCAAATCTAAAGTAGTTTGTGGCATGCATATAGTTAACTGTTACTAATAGGGAAAACCATTCTATTTCATATATTCCTGCCCCCAGTCAGACGGGTGTGTGTTGAATAAAAATGCATATAGTTAACTGTTACTAATAGGGAAAACCATTCTATTTCATATATTCCTGCCCCCAGTCAGACGGGTGTGtgttgaataaaaatgaaaagtgcAAATTTGTTCAACTCTGCAGCAAAACATTCAGCATTGGTGAAAACAGACTGAATGTAGTATTGGGCCTAAACTGTTTCTAAGCTGCAACTGATACTCAGGCTTGCTTAGTTATACTTAAAAGAaaactacatttttaaaatgttagcaATACATTAATTCGGAAGAAAAGATACGCAAACCAACCTCTAAAACttctaaaatttaaaattctgtGTTATTTTATTCTGTAGGATGAAAACAAAACCAAACTGTATTAGTTGATCAGTGATTTATCTCAGGAATAAAAAGCAtgtttgtttctgtatttttctttccAGATGCATCTCTTTGCTTTCTTAGAAAATGGATAAGTATATGTAATGAAGCTTTTTTGACTTTCCCTCattgtctttctttttaaaatgtgtgcATATGTGGCTGTTTTATACTCTACATTGTTGGTCATAATTCTATTACTGACTGATTTTTTGGTGTGTGGATGTCTCTTTACctccatttccttttttaaaacctcCACTCTACACCActtataattttgttttaattttattatcaGTTTTTCATCTCTTTGGGAGACGCAGATGCATTATAATTCTAGTCAGAAAATTCTTTGGTGTCTTCCTTGACACAGAAAGGGTGTGGGTTATGGAGGTCAAGGGCAGAGGGGAAGGTATGCAGGATTGTACTTCTACACCAGGATATTTACTCTTTCATCATCGTGCTTGCCACCTAAGTCTTTATATAGCTAAACAAATTACCCTCACAATCCTATCCCAGTCTCCAACTGTACACTTAATTAGAAAAAAAGCTTCTCACTAACACCATTTTCATTCTTAACCAGCTGATCATCCTAAAAACAGAATTGATTAATTAATGGTAAGCACTTGTCATAGCCCGAATAAAATAATAAATGCAAGATGCCAGCACCaaaacacaaagcaaaacaaTCTCTTTTCAAAATAATCCCAGAGATAAGCTTAAAAATACAGAAATGCAACTTAAAAAAGCTTCGAATCATGAATAAGTCTACGAATTAGAAAGCAAGTGAATCAACTCTAAAATAATTAATACACATTAGCAATGTAGCTGGCAAACATTTAGGCAATGGAAAtcctgtgctttttttaaaaataaaatcaacttgGCTGCAAAGCGTGTGACATCATGGAAACAAAATAACTCAAAATGTTAGGAGTGGTGGGAAATCATTGTTGCTTCTGTCGCCAGCATCAGTCAGCTAAAAGCAATTTATGCACAACGATTAAATTATCCTGAAAGCAACATATCTACCAGTAAACACTTGGAAGTGATACAATACTCAAAAGGCATTTCTTATTCTGTGGAAGTCAACAGGAAGACACACCTTCTACAGAAGGTGGCATTTCTTCCAAGGACTCAACTTCCCTAAGAGTCATTCCCTTTCCATTGGGAATTTCAGCTGGCACACTGTCTTCAGTTGATGATGTGGCCTCCATATATTTGGAATCCTGAGCCTGGGTTCCAGCTTCTGCTTGCACTAAGTGCGCAGCAGACCACTGCTCTTGGACATGCTCTTGCTTAAGAGCTAGTGTTGGCTCCTCTTCATCAGACGCTGGACTCTCAACAACTTTTTCTACTCAAAGGAAGAAGTGGACATGTCAGGACAAGAGACAACACAGATGCTATAACAAAACAATTTTAATGGGACACTTTCAGCTctgttttgaggaagtaaccatgTCATTTAAACACAAATGTCAAACAGAATTTGGTTAAGTAACACTGCCTGAAAGATGGTAAAAAGAGAGTAGCTTACAAAGGAGTTAagcatttatttgaaaaaaaagattTCTCAGGACCATGGATGAAATTGGCAGAGTTACTACTGGACAAACGCTTTCAAAGCGCTAGCATGGTGTAAAATGGCATCACTTTCTTTGATTGCAAGCATATATTTTCATTACTATAACAGAAATAGTATATTTCTTTTGACCAAATGCAATCCATCTCGGAAACTGTTTTCATGGCAATTTACTTGGGAATTTAAAGCCTACTAAAATGGCAGAAATTCATGATGACAAAGTAACGGCTCACTGCTGCTACACttaatttccttttcatgtttCATTAGAAATTACTAATAAATGAGTAGACTCTTCCAGATTTGGATTTATTGACGTAGAGTTTTGGCATGTTTTGATGATTTATGGATATATTTACTTCTAGCACGGTAAAACACCTGCAGGTCACACTAACATTTTATGCATTTGTGATTAGTTTTGTGTGTCACAAAATCactttcagcttttttttaaagattagattatattccctacaatgtggaacaggcccttcggcccaacaagtccacacctccccttgaagcatcccacccagacccatccccctataacccacacacccctgaacactacaggaaatttagcatggctgatccacctagcctgagcatctttggactgtgggaggaaaccggagcacccggaggaagcccacgcagacacggggagaatatgcaaactccacacagacggtcgcccgaggttagaatcgagcccgggtccctggtgctgcgaggctgcagtgctaaccagagccaccgtgccgtctaAGCAATGAAGAAAAACACAATATATGCTGCTACGAAGCAGAGGTTGACATCTCTCtaataactaaaactgaaagcCCCCATAGAAACTCGCCTCACCTTATGATCTATTAAAGtaaatgtgaaaagtggtataacctgcctgtTACCTcacaatctgttataaaggagaagtgaaataaaatgaactcctgacagtcatGTTACAAACAACAAATAACAACTTATTTcttaaacaaataacaatttatatACCTAACTCTAACAGTTAACAAATGAACAGAACTACCAACAGACTGAATAACTTCCCCCCTAACTACTAATTATtcccaaatgaaacaaaattctaatggcattgtcgttccaataaatacaagtcctacTTATATAAACCAATGTAAtaaggaaaataatttaaaacttcGTCTCTTAAAATTACAGCCAGCTTAAGTCTCCTGGAATTTTCTTTACCTTCTTCGCTGTTCACCAGTCAGGAATGCCTTTCTCTGTTGAATTCCTCTGTCAGGAATGCGGTTCTTtgtcaaattcttgtgtcaggaatattagctaagagtgctgcTGTATCTTTAGTTTAGAAGGTGGTTTTTGgagagcttagagaattctgatagagtcagtgattttttttatagctgagagctgttctcttggcagatgacagctgactctcacactgattttcaaatgctcGCTTCTTTTATTctcttgatgacctattaatttcttataataggattggccctaggttgtcaaaaccatcggTTGGGTTTTCGTATCTaaggcctggtttaaattaattggttaagttcaaaaacctgttgtcttggtaaaaatgctgcattgcctgctaacagtataaccttttgatacaatgtttcaatttcaagaactctacATACCTATTGCTGCCT
The window above is part of the Stegostoma tigrinum isolate sSteTig4 chromosome 7, sSteTig4.hap1, whole genome shotgun sequence genome. Proteins encoded here:
- the LOC125454137 gene encoding microtubule-associated protein 2-like isoform X22; translation: MADDGKSEGSAPQWTSSTVLEAASHQFTTDFKEQSASGECISRTENGYSFRDNLAEAQDGGQAAYTLSQANGVNGKLTAKDGATAASGRSFDTKPIPAPEVEDSANLPPSPPPSPASEHFGPAEKDLLTATKMDKLSTSGESSVTCGERLSLQEVSVAEFKEKNIPEQQKPDLPPFSTLEKYNDDIIQTTEEADSEKQALISAVLQTEPVPVSFKTEPRREELAASSVETATSHHANSLQSSLCEDECISIVAAENKAIHMQSGSAKKTDEIMKPQNTVAEALPGKSVSVQSKKSLDSSETPDASKQLSTGISDTDICKQKAISPNIEIPSAKDSLKDSEGASQKEQSITGVTVADDNYVLPPLEAKIDLAATSTSAPESKVQNVLQEKQQVLEELHIDKLPVIAHSAIEDKPIAFEGSSDKRKDTPDTIKLVENIADVFSMPEDRSECVEYTSTDTAEHHLEHVNGKPAVETMYGMTKLLQTEYSKHVSEQQPSNLLFKEIETNLEVAEVHQLPDAVTAQLYVEESNLNVQCGMHPITSDSLLSQDSMLERIKQEPCSMDSNIKKVGDTPMKTEEKSIQQEKEAEPQNVNLLSDSNVYPDKNAQSFTSLTVQNKKYDSFNVGSKVKMEEDQPEMSRYFETFVLKDDGENSTKPPEDGYYEMTISDENSSRLLHTVPQFSKGPHEKSEVDAHKVENDVSAEGIHYSTLAQTSVPVDVHANAPPVDVQAKVLPVEVKSAVENETHLPIQLSHLAKEERPAAISQQTYSSADANIDKELQKLVLNLPEASLDSVALEVETESQGPPESLSPLASDILACTRGMSLEESAEFFPVTTPAEEKQIYFPVEVEKDKTVSVAKEKSATESLQLDSQYAYPCTLKDDYKNDTVVVPDLPEMLDLGVTRTRLSSEGTEIEIVRRASMPCESTTENVASGSEALTESIKSIIKNVNQAEEMGYCVFEYSAPLPTPEEVKSPLEDGSIFLHQIRAASQTIDEESIRRQIDANKQKEDSHFRISTLSEDRELKIATILEAQSELKMDETISLSVSNQVTKLVSELDHLPDDPAQRESCTQNISITIDAQQVPKDISPIELPDKTENASKSSDLSDLPSNVAVLETSLKTRFIENKPSEKASPQEHLQLTMEDEPRHILPSDFTVPQGSFKLKTTDHQRSEKSVSVQEQARPKKALEDKPRPTLPRQDNVLDVDIEVDSIDHTIFQQTTPIQDSVHPKKIPEDESRPKLPSEEIVAESVSQKGPEKTASTQEPPQLQETVESKSSPLTKTDILEAGVKLEAAGQNISEKTAPIQEITPLSETAIVSTEPTLSSEDTVPKVGFEMEQIDQVTEKVGPAPETIQPNNIREIETKPGLPSNNIEPSGDIEIMHYDGKVIEKSPPVQGIIQTEKGVKDVVLPGLSNIVTECVIAPTEETIESKTRPAPSEVSKAESSGQQVHEAVPVQEPAEAQKAMKEEVKSNLLFDVPVPEIVLHEDPGDYEASENIPVEETEEDRGIVESVITVEDDIITVVQTTLEGGKDVGHNVRFAMPDDGDVEDVFTPSEQTRSTEGQIYESPAKAVQIALIPEKIEIPTDLREDESIDESVMDTDSLWMDTQDEESIILTQPAAVTKQEKAEKEFISLSSDKHRKGKVLKTGKNRVSTPERKIIKKDISTVSKEDKKRRKAYKKSELTKKSEIQTRSPSRKIILKPAVRYHRPTHVPCTKRKQTASGSVEGAYVIDQKFSVAKQPKERMTNSSALTKIPTSKLSSLLPERPNSTCSAARKAFIDLDYYPTRPSSAGPRDSLTEQPIRKDAAMRSPEKRSALPRPSSILSTRRAPPEEKDAHFVPVTSPVYPAPKRPTTIRTEPRNDQKGQGVTRSRVHTSAGSEPTRTRSARSGTATPSTPGSTAVTPGTPPSYSRTPGSRTPRTPGTPGAHKSPILVPTERKVAIIRTPPKSPLTPKQLRVINQPMPDLKNIKSKIGSIDNLKHQPRGGQVHIANVKPDFSHIQPKCGSLDNVRYSPLVGNVQIVTKKIDVSHITSKCGSFSNIHYRPGGGHVRIESQKLDFKEKAQSKVGSLDNTRHTPGGGNVKIESHKLSFRENAKARVDHGADIITQSPGRSGATTPHRLSNVSSSGSINLMESPQLATLADDVTAALAKQGL